A stretch of DNA from Spirosoma endbachense:
GCAGCAGAAGATTATATTCTGGCTGCTGGCGAAACAAAATTAAGCCAGAAAGGGCAGTTCATAGATGGGGGTATTGCTGAAATGCTATCCTTAAAAATGCTCGAAGGTACCTGGGCGGGACTGAACGATCCGAACTCGATCTTACTTTCGGCATCGGCAGCCAGGGCTATCTTCGGGAAGGCTAATCCAATAAATAAGCTCGTAAAGATCAATGCCAGTATGGATGCCAAAGTAACTGGCGTTTATGAAGACTTACCCTACAATACCGAATTTCACGAGGTGAAATTTTTTGCTCCTTTTGATTTATGGACTTCTGTCAATCCCTGGGTAAAGCAGCAACAGTGGGATAATTGGTTCCTCTCTATTTATGTCCAGCTTCAGCCACAAGCGGGGTTTGCCCAGGTTTCTTCCAGTATTAAAGATATTGAAATCAATAAGCTTAAAAAGCTCGAGGGAGCCCAGGAACTATTGAAGAGGCAACCGCAAATCAGTCTGCTCCCGATGCGTAAATGGCATTTGTATGGTAGCTATGATGTAGATGACGCAGGACCTGTACAGATGGTATGGCTAATTGGTCTGATTGGTGTCTTTGTCTTACTCCTGGCCTGTATCAATTTCATGAACCTGGCAACGGCCCGTTCGGCGAAGCGAGCTAAAGAAGTAGGTATTCGCAAGGCAGTAGGTTCACAGCGTGGGCAATTAGTCAGCCAATTCTTTAGCGAGTCATTTCTGGTCATTTTTCTTGCCTTTATAGTCACTATCCTTCTGGTTACCGTGTCGTTGCCCTGGTTTAACGATCTGGCTGCCAAGCAACTGAACTTTCCCTGGACTAATCCCTATTTCTGGCTCGCCGGTCTTGGTTTTGTCGGGCTAACAGGCTTTCTGGCAGGCAGTTATCCCGCTCTTTATTTATCATCCTTTCAGCCAGTCAGAGTCTTGAAAGGCGTTCCTGGTTTAGGTGCATCCGGGGTCGGGCGTTTGGCGACTATACCCCGAAAGGTACTGGTCGTGGTACAATTTACGGTTTCGGTTACCTTAGTCATTAGTACGCTGATTGTTTATCGGCAAATTCAACATGCTAAAAACCGCCCGATTGGTTATAGCCGGGCGGGCCTGTTGATGATTCAGGAAAAAACGGCCGAGTTCGATGGTAAGTTTGACCTGATCAGGCAGGAACTGAAAAATACTGGTTTCGTTTCCGAGGTAGCGGAGTCGAGGAGTTCGGTAACGAATATCACCATGTGGAATGGCGGCTTTTCCCGGAAAGGAACTGTAATCACCTGCCCAAATGGATGTGGTACACTGCCAGTCGGTACAGAATATGGCAAAACGGTAGGTTGGCAATTTACAGCAGGGCGCGACTTTGCCCGAACCTTCGCTAGTGATTCGTCGGGGTTCATTGTCAACGAATCGTTTGCCAAACTGACCGGGTTGAAAAATCCTGTAGGTGAAACCGTTGTGTGGGCACCTGGATGGCGTAAGCCCAAGCCATTTATTATTCTGGGTGTCGTAAAAGACATGGTGGCCTTGTCGCCTTACGAACCAACGATACCGACTGTCTTCTTTCTGGAGAATGCTTATGACTGGATCAATATCCGAATCAATCCGAATGTGAGCGTAGCGGAAGTTCTCCCCAAACTGGAGGCTGTCTTTAAGAAGCTTATCCCCTCGGCACCCTTCGACTACAAATTCGCTGATCAGGAGTATGCCCAAAAGTTCGCCAGAGAAGAACGAGTCAGTAATCTGGCCTTTGTTTTCACCATAATTGCCATTTTTATTTCCTGCCTGGGCTTGTTTGGGCTGGCTTCGTTTATGGCCGAACAACGGACAAAAGAGATTGGTATCCGGAAAGTATTAGGCGCATCGGTGTTCAGCGTCTGGGGCTTACTCTCGAAAGATTTCGTTGCATTAGTCAGCATTGCTTTCGGTATCGCTACACCAATTGCCTATTATTTCCTCAGTAACTGGCTTCGGAATTTTACGTATCGCACCGATCTGTCGTGGTGGATTTTTGCCATCTCAGGCGTAGGAGCATTAGCCGTGACATTGCTGACGGTGAGTTTCCAGAGTATAAAAGCCGCCTTGATCAATCCCGTGAAATCACTGAGGTCAGAGTAATGAACATGGGTATGTAAAATGAAACGACCGGTCGCCCCAAACTTGTAACGCTGCA
This window harbors:
- a CDS encoding ABC transporter permease produces the protein MNTPRNRAGGPVRPPRFADYLLRLFCAPHLREEVLGDLHERYYLKVHRVGEAQARRRYWREVRAYVRPAIIRRQSSDFSQPTNTVMLRNYLKIAFRTLVKNKGYSFINIGGLAIGMAVAVLNGLWVWDELTFNTYHNNYNRIAKVTELGIRDEGKRYSNTTLPYPLATELKTNYPGYFRHILIARAAEDYILAAGETKLSQKGQFIDGGIAEMLSLKMLEGTWAGLNDPNSILLSASAARAIFGKANPINKLVKINASMDAKVTGVYEDLPYNTEFHEVKFFAPFDLWTSVNPWVKQQQWDNWFLSIYVQLQPQAGFAQVSSSIKDIEINKLKKLEGAQELLKRQPQISLLPMRKWHLYGSYDVDDAGPVQMVWLIGLIGVFVLLLACINFMNLATARSAKRAKEVGIRKAVGSQRGQLVSQFFSESFLVIFLAFIVTILLVTVSLPWFNDLAAKQLNFPWTNPYFWLAGLGFVGLTGFLAGSYPALYLSSFQPVRVLKGVPGLGASGVGRLATIPRKVLVVVQFTVSVTLVISTLIVYRQIQHAKNRPIGYSRAGLLMIQEKTAEFDGKFDLIRQELKNTGFVSEVAESRSSVTNITMWNGGFSRKGTVITCPNGCGTLPVGTEYGKTVGWQFTAGRDFARTFASDSSGFIVNESFAKLTGLKNPVGETVVWAPGWRKPKPFIILGVVKDMVALSPYEPTIPTVFFLENAYDWINIRINPNVSVAEVLPKLEAVFKKLIPSAPFDYKFADQEYAQKFAREERVSNLAFVFTIIAIFISCLGLFGLASFMAEQRTKEIGIRKVLGASVFSVWGLLSKDFVALVSIAFGIATPIAYYFLSNWLRNFTYRTDLSWWIFAISGVGALAVTLLTVSFQSIKAALINPVKSLRSE